In a single window of the Pontibacter russatus genome:
- a CDS encoding class I SAM-dependent methyltransferase, translated as MPNLPDSGFHRVASFYDWLARLIYGDALEQAQRSLLPHLPPQGRVLVIGGGSGWLLEQLLKTGRQLDILYIDAAPAMLQRARQRYAMFQKPHQCRVTFRLGTEQTLQPQEQFDAVVTPFLLDLFPPRRLQQLMATLNNALTPNGTWLFADFWPQQQPPPHWQKLLIWGMYAFFGTVSGVKARQLPDYAQHFKSLGYQELYSRSFYKGMVQAKVFVRGKSEELEC; from the coding sequence CTTTCACCGTGTGGCCTCTTTCTACGATTGGCTGGCCCGCCTCATATATGGCGATGCGCTGGAGCAGGCGCAGCGCAGTTTGCTGCCGCACCTGCCGCCGCAGGGGCGCGTGCTGGTGATCGGCGGGGGAAGCGGCTGGCTGCTGGAGCAACTCCTGAAAACAGGCAGGCAACTGGATATTTTATATATAGACGCGGCCCCCGCCATGCTGCAACGGGCCCGGCAGCGTTATGCAATGTTTCAGAAACCGCACCAGTGCAGGGTTACTTTCAGGTTAGGCACCGAGCAAACCCTGCAGCCGCAGGAGCAGTTCGATGCGGTGGTTACGCCTTTCCTCCTCGACCTTTTCCCGCCCCGCCGCCTGCAGCAACTGATGGCTACCCTGAATAACGCCCTCACTCCAAACGGCACCTGGCTCTTCGCCGATTTCTGGCCACAGCAACAGCCCCCGCCACACTGGCAGAAGCTGCTGATTTGGGGCATGTACGCGTTCTTCGGAACAGTCAGTGGCGTCAAAGCGCGGCAACTCCCGGACTACGCACAGCACTTCAAATCTTTAGGTTATCAGGAGCTATATAGCCGCAGCTTTTACAAAGGCATGGTGCAGGCAAAGGTGTTCGTGAGAGGTAAGAGTGAAGAGTTAGAATGTTGA